One segment of Theobroma cacao cultivar B97-61/B2 chromosome 9, Criollo_cocoa_genome_V2, whole genome shotgun sequence DNA contains the following:
- the LOC18587854 gene encoding BTB/POZ domain-containing protein At2g24240, giving the protein MGIQKDIVKFNVGGRIFQTTATTLANAGRNSFFGALFDDNWNLQQQQPNNRQEFFIDRNPDCFAILLDLLRTGDLYIPSNVPERLLYKEATFYGLIDHVRSAKWGPFDGNRLKLSKSVTGRAPGDGTAIRAGPDGGCCVAHGSMVHVFDWMLEEHPPINLDYQRVNDIGWVNPENVLISACERLGRGDGGMGLFSSSTGDLRYKFNVVHDNQVKSYTAGALSFSPDYKIFASCKGRSNEYGIGVWDQVTGKQIDFFYESPGWSLGDADKLQWLNGSNCLLVATLFPRKDNCYISLLDFREKRMVWSWSDIGAPLTVDEKRVRDAIAMEECNSVCVVNEYEDLGFMDLRISGGSVRWSSRSKLMKGKMPDEPCYPKLALHNGQLFSSMNDCISVFCGPDWVLTSRLRRSYGGSICDFSIGGDRLFALHSEENVFDIWETPPPPVI; this is encoded by the coding sequence ATGGGAATCCAAAAAGACATAGTCAAATTCAATGTAGGAGGCAGAATCTTTCAAACGACAGCTACAACACTCGCAAACGCAGGCAGAAATTCGTTTTTCGGTGCGTTATTTGACGACAATTGGAACTTACAACAACAACAGCCAAACAATCGTCAAGAATTCTTCATCGATCGAAACCCTGACTGTTTCGCTATCCTCCTTGATCTTCTCCGCACAGGCGATCTCTACATTCCTTCAAATGTCCCCGAAAGGCTTCTTTACAAGGAAGCCACGTTTTATGGCTTAATTGACCATGTTCGTTCGGCCAAATGGGGTCCCTTTGATGGTAACAGGTTAAAGCTGTCTAAGTCAGTAACAGGGCGAGCCCCAGGGGATGGAACCGCCATCCGAGCTGGTCCTGATGGCGGCTGCTGTGTGGCTCATGGTAGCATGGTTCATGTTTTTGATTGGATGTTAGAAGAACACCCGCCAATCAATCTTGATTACCAGAGAGTCAACGACATTGGTTGGGTCAACCCTGAGAATGTTTTGATAAGTGCTTGTGAAAGGTTAGGGAGAGGAGATGGTGGGATGGGTTTGTTTAGCTCATCTACTGGAGATTTGAGATATAAGTTTAATGTTGTTCATGATAATCAAGTTAAGAGTTACACTGCTGGGGCTTTGAGTTTTAGTCCTGATTATAAGATTTTTGCTAGTTGTAAAGGGAGGAGCAATGAATATGGGATTGGGGTTTGGGACCAAGTTACTGGTAAACAGATTGACTTTTTTTATGAGAGTCCTGGCTGGTCTCTTGGTGATGCTGATAAACTACAATGGTTGAATGGGAGTAACTGTTTGTTAGTTGCTACCTTGTTTCCTAGAAAGGATAACTGTTATATTAGTTTGCTTGATTTTAGAGAGAAGAGAATGGTCTGGTCTTGGTCTGATATTGGTGCTCCTTTAACCGTTGATGAGAAGAGAGTGAGAGATGCTATTGCAATGGAGGAATGCAACTCTGTTTGCGTAGTGAACGAGTATGAGGATTTGGGGTTCATGGATTTGAGGATCAGCGGAGGAAGTGTGAGGTGGAGTTCCAGAAGTAAATTGATGAAGGGGAAGATGCCGGATGAGCCCTGCTATCCCAAATTGGCATTGCATAATGGGCAGTTGTTTTCGTCAATGAATGATTGCATTTCTGTGTTCTGTGGTCCTGATTGGGTGTTAACATCAAGGCTTCGAAGAAGTTATGGGGGCTCAATCTGTGATTTTTCGATTGGTGGTGATCGTCTCTTTGCACTTCACAGTGAGGAAAATGTGTTTGACATATGGGAAACTCCACCACCGCCGGTCATATGA
- the LOC18587855 gene encoding omega-6 fatty acid desaturase, chloroplastic: protein MACKIADSMFLCLGPCQRPIRSQRIATHSSPASICHLKWDSLLLKGISNKKDLIPMKRTKVIQAVAVPVTPSSADSAEYRKQLAERYGFRQIGEPLLDNVTLKDVLDTLPKKVFEIDDVKAWTSVLISVTSYALGIFMISKAPWYLLPLAWAWTGTAITGFFVIGHDCAHKSFSKNKLLEDFVGTLAFLPLIYPYEPWRFKHDRHHAKTNMLSEDTAWHPVWEEEFETSPFLRKAIIFGYGPFRPWMSIAHWLIWHFDLNKFRPNEVKRVKTSLACVFAFMAIGWPLIIYKTGIIGWINFWLMPWLGYHFWMSTFTMVHHTAPHIPFKSSDEWNAAQAQLNGTVHCDYPRWIEILCHDINVHIPHHVSSRIPSYNLRAAHKSIQENWGPYLNEATWNWRLMKTIMTVCHVYHKEQNYIAFDELAPQESSPITFLKRIMPDYA, encoded by the exons CAAGTATCTGTCATTTGAAGTGGGACAGCCTTCTACTCAAGGGAATTAGTAATAAAAAGGATTTAATTCCCATGAAAAGGACTAAAGTCATTCAAGCTGTGGCAGTTCCGGTAACACCATCTTCAGCAGACAGTGCTGAGTACAGAAAACAGTTAGCAGAGAGATATGGCTTCAGGCAAATTGGAGAGCCACTTCTTGATAATGTTACATTAAAGGATGTACTAGACACCCTTCCAAAAAAG gtGTTTGAGATTGATGATGTGAAAGCATGGACATCAGTTTTAATATCTGTCACTTCCTATGCATTGGGGATCTTCATGATTTCAAAAGCCCCATGGTATCTACTTCCTTTGGCTTGGGCATGGACAGGGACAGCAATAACTGGG ttttttgtTATAGGCCATGATTGTGCTCACAAATCATTCtccaaaaacaaattattggAAGACTTTGTGGGAACCCTGGCCTTTCTGCCACTAATATACCCATATGAGCCATGGCGGTTTAAGCATGATCGGCATCATGCAAAGACAAACAT GCTATCTGAAGACACTGCTTGGCACCCAGTTTGGGAGGAAGAGTTTGAGACTTCTCCTTTTTTACGCAAGGCAATTATCTTTGGATATGGCCCATTTCGGCCTTGGATGTCCATAGCTCACTG GTTGATCTGGCACTTTGATTTGAACAAGTTCAGACCAAACGAAGTCAAAAGGGTGAAGACCAGTTTGGCTTGTGTTTTTGCATTTATGGCAATTGGATGGCCGTTGATCATCTACAAGACAGGAATCATAGGATGGATTAATTTTTGGCTAATGCCGTGGCTGGGCTATCACTTTTGG ATGAGTACTTTCACAATGGTGCATCACACTGCTCCTCATATACCCTTCAAATCTTCAGATGAATGGAATGCAGCTCAGGCTCAGCTGAATGGAACAGTGCATTGTGATTACCCTCGTTG GATTGAGATCCTCTGCCATGATATCAATGTCCACATTCCCCATCATGTTTCTTCAAGGATACCAAGCTATAATCTACGAGCAGCCCATAAGTCTATTCAAGAGAACTGGGGACCG TATCTGAATGAGGCTACATGGAATTGGCGTCTGATGAAGACAATAATGACAGTCTGCCATGTTTACCATAAGGAGCAAAATTACATTGCTTTTGACGAACTTGCCCCTCAAGAATCTTCACCAATTACATTTCTCAAAAGAATAATGCCTGATtatgcttga